A DNA window from Onychostoma macrolepis isolate SWU-2019 chromosome 13, ASM1243209v1, whole genome shotgun sequence contains the following coding sequences:
- the grxcr1b gene encoding glutaredoxin domain-containing cysteine-rich protein 1 isoform X1: MERRTSRAEEERAERRVRFRVASAHSGRVLKEVFRDALEDSADTDTTASSEPERANSPVITEANSHLSGLLLGPEPDDSGSEPDELLMYASATKEKLFTGKRVNIFSKNGTIRGVRDKVSAGQVLFNNLSKMYGDPLIMNRPKRP, encoded by the exons ATGGAGCGACGCACATCCCGCGCTGAGGAGGAGCGAGCGGAGAGGAGAGTGCGGTTCCGCGTGGCGTCGGCGCACAGCGGCCGCGTCCTGAAGGAGGTGTTCAGAGACGCGCTCGAAGACTCCGCGGACACCGACACCACTGCGAGCTCCGAGCCGGAGCGAGCAAACTCGCCCGTTATCACGGAGGCCAACAGCCACCTGAGCGGCCTGCTGCTGGGGCCAGAACCGGACGACAGCGGCAGCGAACCGGACGAGCTGCTCATGTACGCGAGTGCAACCAAGGAGAAGCTCTTCACCGGAAAACGCGTGAACATCTTCAGTAAGAACGGAACTATTCGGGGCGTGAGGGATAAAGTGAGCGCGGGACAGGTGCTGTTTAACAACCTGTCCAAAATGTATGGG GATCCGCTTATTATGAACCGGCCTAAAAGACCATGA
- the grxcr1b gene encoding glutaredoxin domain-containing cysteine-rich protein 1 isoform X2: protein MERRTSRAEEERAERRVRFRVASAHSGRVLKEVFRDALEDSADTDTTASSEPERANSPVITEANSHLSGLLLGPEPDDSGSEPDELLMYASATKEKLFTGKRVNIFSKNGTIRGVRDKVSAGQVLFNNLSKMYGA from the exons ATGGAGCGACGCACATCCCGCGCTGAGGAGGAGCGAGCGGAGAGGAGAGTGCGGTTCCGCGTGGCGTCGGCGCACAGCGGCCGCGTCCTGAAGGAGGTGTTCAGAGACGCGCTCGAAGACTCCGCGGACACCGACACCACTGCGAGCTCCGAGCCGGAGCGAGCAAACTCGCCCGTTATCACGGAGGCCAACAGCCACCTGAGCGGCCTGCTGCTGGGGCCAGAACCGGACGACAGCGGCAGCGAACCGGACGAGCTGCTCATGTACGCGAGTGCAACCAAGGAGAAGCTCTTCACCGGAAAACGCGTGAACATCTTCAGTAAGAACGGAACTATTCGGGGCGTGAGGGATAAAGTGAGCGCGGGACAGGTGCTGTTTAACAACCTGTCCAAAATGTATGGG GCCTAA
- the zgc:123321 gene encoding protein YIPF5-like, which yields MGDFQNFEQDFYQSGYYMDSQQEDVYGYDPAYVNPDYHEVDNSARLADEYTTTASYTGQVYQPVAPPEQTEYIDSYEEEPPLLEELGINFDHIWQKTLTVLNPLKPADGSIMNETDLTGPVLFCIALGATLLMAGKAHFGYVYGISALGCVGMYMLLNLMSSYSISCGCVASVLGYCLLPMVGLSAFAVLYSLQGLLGTLLALFVIGWCSLSASKIFSSTLDMSGQQLLVAYPCALLYGVFALLTVF from the exons ATGGGAGACTTTCAAAACTTTGAACAAGACTTCTATCAGTCTGGATATTATATGGACAGTCAGCAGGAAGATGTATATGGCTATGATCCAGCCTACGTCAATCCAGACTACCATGAAGT TGATAATTCCGCACGTTTAGCAGATGAATATACCACTACAGCATCTTATACTGGACAGGTGTATCAGCCTGTAGCACCACCGGAGCAAACAGAATATATAGACTCATATGAGGAAGAACCACCGCTCTTAGAAG AGTTGGGCATTAACTTTGACCATATCTGGCAGAAGACTCTGACTGTGTTAAATCCACTGAAGCCTGCTGATGGCAGTATAATGAATGAGACAGACCTCACTGGGCCTGTTCTCTTCTGCATTGCTCTGGGAGCCACACTATTGATG GCAGGGAAAGCACACTTTGGGTATGTGTATGGCATCAGTGCTCTGGGATGTGTGGGGATGTACATGCTGTTGAACCTGATGAGCAGTTACAGCATATCCTGTGGATGTGTGGCGAGTGTGCTGGGATACTGTCTCTTGCCAATGGTGGGACTCTCTGCCTTTGCTGTTCTTTATTCCCTTCA gGGGCTCTTGGGAACACTGTTGGCCTTGTTTGTGATTGGCTGGTGCAGTTTATCAGCTTCTAAGATCTTCAGTTCCACTCTTGACATGAGTGGGCAGCAGCTGCTGGTGGCCTATCCCTGCGCTCTTCTGTACGGGGTCTTCGCTCTCCTTACTGTCTTCTGA
- the bbof1 gene encoding basal body-orientation factor 1-like isoform X2: protein MPIKKGKKGKKAKGKGKKDGKQESKRDKESDIERAKANVALWEARCDLTETSRVEYREAARGLSKINQQLTDLQHNTERNSIEIIAVLRSKDLQNEEKIMALEQQIQLEKTRASQEKENLMKENVDNADLEHKKTLARMELKFFNNKVHLEKEAEQKIAVLAERAHNEAIIQLDDASRSMFKENVRLNKALGYHIKEVEDLRKRNAALAEENHILDLHKERSQDTSNDTISKLAAQRSTVTELRAKVFTLEQALACMVAEFELDKADIKQRAAVRSQAGGVELDKLQKLLSVRDRELSRVKRIARSVVEQRSDMEVLFHEALSHVKQEMLMHRQEAEVNHSRRMDEFLSGRTENAHIHTINKTSHSTSSGIDEAEKGNLKKAKVNISEMTWEQRERVLRLLFAKMNRLKSKKPIHAPALTDSEGNQCSSNPGNEEEESHATFLTQASVSSMSSSGNSSALPDL, encoded by the exons ATGCCgattaaaaaaggaaagaagGGAAAGAAAGCAAAGGG aaaaggaaagaaagatgGCAAACAAGAGTCAAAACGAGATAAGGAGTCTGATATAGAGAGGGCTAAAGCAAACGTGGCTCTGTGGGAGGCCAGGTGTGACCTGACGGAGACTTCGCGCGTGGAGTACCGTGAAGCGGCGCGAGGACTGAGCAAAATCAACCAGCAGCTCACTGACCTACAGCACAACACTGAGAGGAACAGCATCGAGATCATCGCTGTTCTGAGGAGCAAAGACCTGCAAAACGAGGAGAAg ATAATGGCACTGGAACAACAAATACAGCTTGAGAAAACAAGGGCTTCTCAGGAAAAGGAGAATTTG ATGAAAGAAAATGTGGACAATGCAGATCTAGAACACAAGAAAACACTTGCAAGAATGGAGCTAAAGTTCTTCAATAATAAG GTTCATCTAGAGAAGGAAGCTGAGCAAAAGATTGCTGTGCTTGCAGAAAGAGCTCACAATGAAGCCATCAT ACAGCTGGATGACGCATCTCGCTCAATGTTCAAGGAGAATGTGCGTCTAAATAAGGCATTGGGTTACCACATCAAAGAGGTGGAGGATCTACGGAAGAGAAATGCAGCGCTGGCAGAAGAGAACCACATCCTTGATCTGCATAAG GAGAGGAGTCAGGACACCTCAAATGACACCATCTCTAAGCTTGCAGCCCAGCGGAGCACAGTCACTGAGCTGAGGGCGAAGGTGTTCACACTGGAACAGGCCCTGGCCTGCATGGTGGCTGAGTTTGAGTTGGACAAGGCTGATATCAAGCAGCGTGCTGCGGTCAGGTCTCAGGCCGGCGGTGTAGAGCTGGACAAACTGCAGAAGCTCCTGAGCGTACGAGACAGGGAACTGAGCCGAGTGAAGAGAATAGCCCGCAGTGTAGTGGAGCAGCGCTCAGACATGGAGGTCCTCTTCCATGAGGCTCTGAGCCATGTGAAGCAGGAGATGCTAATGCACAG ACAGGAAGCAGAAGTGAATCATAGCAGGCGGATGGATGAGTTCCTATCAGGCAGAACGGAGAACGCTCACATTCACACCATCAACAAAACATCCCACAGCACTTCCAGTGGTATAGATGAGGCTGAAAAAGG CAATCTGAAGAAAGCCAAAGTGAACATATCAGAGATGACCTGGGAGCAAAGAGAGAGAGTTCTCAGACTGCTCTTTGCTAAAATGAATAGATTGAAATCAAA GAAACCAATTCATGCTCCAGCTCTGACAGACTCTGAAGGGAACCAGTGTAGCAGCAATCCAGG GAATGAAGAGGAGGAATCCCATGCGACTTTTTTAACCCAAGCATCAGTTTCCAGTATGAGCTCCAGTGGAAACTCCAGTGCTCTGCCAGACCTGTAG
- the pomk gene encoding protein O-mannose kinase, translating into MGGTFGTGCGLPAVLLCLAALLCANLILYLYLDALYQDTNPLSAHTQCPLHHFKVGTMTTCTPWLQCPQIRAEVRRVKLIGQGAVKKVYLSEWRGQKVALSVLSSKQYTDDFLHGLSMLRALQSAHVVTLVGACEEDGVFVTEYHPLGSALTLDATLAQDRYLWRNSWHTRLQLAIDHVAFLAYLHSSPVGIRVMCDSNDLHKTLSQFLLASDMRLLANDLDALPEVERGRRGVKCGHHELTGDFVAPEQLWPYGEDVQFSDEAMPGYDEKTDIWKIPDVTRFLLGNVLGSDVIHFHLFQIYTECKRKEPHMRPTALEVLSVYRSVYDSMIESQSQRVRDML; encoded by the exons ATGGGTGGCACCTTTGGGACGGGGTGTGGTCTGCCTGCAGTCTTGCTTTGTCTGGCAGCTCTCCTCTGCGCCAATCTGATTCTGTATTTATACCTAGATGCCCTGTATCAGGACACTAACCCTCTCtcagcacacacacagtgtcCACTTCACCACTTTAAAGTGGGCACCATGACAACCTGTACCCCTTGGCTTCAGTGCCCCCAAATTCGTGCTGAGGTCCGCCGTGTGAAGCTCATTGGACAAGGAGCTGTGAAGAAG GTTTATCTGTCTGAGTGGCGAGGGCAGAAGGTGGCGCTCTCTGTCTTGTCATCGAAGCAGTATACAGATGATTTCCTCCATGGACTGTCAATGCTACGTGCCTTGCAGAGCGCCCACGTCGTGACGCTTGTAGGGGCGTGTGAAGAGGATGGCGTGTTTGTTACAGAGTATCACCCTCTGGGATCAGCACTGACGCTCGATGCCACCCTCGCTCAAGACCGATATCTCTGGCGAAACTCCTGGCATACTCGACTACAGCTGGCCATAGACCACGTCGCCTTCCTGGCGTACCTGCACAGCAGTCCGGTGGGCATCCGAGTCATGTGTGACTCCAACGACCTGCACAAAACTCTCAGCCAGTTTCTGCTCGCATCCGACATGCGTCTGTTGGCCAACGACCTGGATGCGCTGCCTGAGGTGGAGAGGGGACGTCGAGGGGTGAAGTGCGGTCACCACGAGCTCACCGGGGACTTCGTTGCTCCTGAGCAGTTGTGGCCTTACGGCGAGGATGTGCAGTTCTCAGATGAAGCCATGCCTGGTTACGATGAAAAGACGGACATCTGGAAGATTCCAGATGTGACACGTTTCCTATTGGGGAATGTCCTGGGAAGTGATGTCATCCATTTTCACTTGTTTCAGATCTACACCGAGTGCAAGAGGAAGGAGCCTCACATGCGGCCGACGGCGCTTGAGGTCCTCAGTGTGTATCGCTCTGTCTACGACAGCATGATAGAGAGTCAATCACAGAGAGTTAGAGATATGTTGTAG
- the bbof1 gene encoding basal body-orientation factor 1-like isoform X3 has product MPIKKGKKGKKAKGKGKKDGKQESKRDKESDIERAKANVALWEARCDLTETSRVEYREAARGLSKINQQLTDLQHNTERNSIEIIAVLRSKDLQNEEKMKENVDNADLEHKKTLARMELKFFNNKVHLEKEAEQKIAVLAERAHNEAIIQLDDASRSMFKENVRLNKALGYHIKEVEDLRKRNAALAEENHILDLHKERSQDTSNDTISKLAAQRSTVTELRAKVFTLEQALACMVAEFELDKADIKQRAAVRSQAGGVELDKLQKLLSVRDRELSRVKRIARSVVEQRSDMEVLFHEALSHVKQEMLMHRQEAEVNHSRRMDEFLSGRTENAHIHTINKTSHSTSSGIDEAEKGNLKKAKVNISEMTWEQRERVLRLLFAKMNRLKSKKPIHAPALTDSEGNQCSSNPGNEEEESHATFLTQASVSSMSSSGNSSALPDL; this is encoded by the exons ATGCCgattaaaaaaggaaagaagGGAAAGAAAGCAAAGGG aaaaggaaagaaagatgGCAAACAAGAGTCAAAACGAGATAAGGAGTCTGATATAGAGAGGGCTAAAGCAAACGTGGCTCTGTGGGAGGCCAGGTGTGACCTGACGGAGACTTCGCGCGTGGAGTACCGTGAAGCGGCGCGAGGACTGAGCAAAATCAACCAGCAGCTCACTGACCTACAGCACAACACTGAGAGGAACAGCATCGAGATCATCGCTGTTCTGAGGAGCAAAGACCTGCAAAACGAGGAGAAg ATGAAAGAAAATGTGGACAATGCAGATCTAGAACACAAGAAAACACTTGCAAGAATGGAGCTAAAGTTCTTCAATAATAAG GTTCATCTAGAGAAGGAAGCTGAGCAAAAGATTGCTGTGCTTGCAGAAAGAGCTCACAATGAAGCCATCAT ACAGCTGGATGACGCATCTCGCTCAATGTTCAAGGAGAATGTGCGTCTAAATAAGGCATTGGGTTACCACATCAAAGAGGTGGAGGATCTACGGAAGAGAAATGCAGCGCTGGCAGAAGAGAACCACATCCTTGATCTGCATAAG GAGAGGAGTCAGGACACCTCAAATGACACCATCTCTAAGCTTGCAGCCCAGCGGAGCACAGTCACTGAGCTGAGGGCGAAGGTGTTCACACTGGAACAGGCCCTGGCCTGCATGGTGGCTGAGTTTGAGTTGGACAAGGCTGATATCAAGCAGCGTGCTGCGGTCAGGTCTCAGGCCGGCGGTGTAGAGCTGGACAAACTGCAGAAGCTCCTGAGCGTACGAGACAGGGAACTGAGCCGAGTGAAGAGAATAGCCCGCAGTGTAGTGGAGCAGCGCTCAGACATGGAGGTCCTCTTCCATGAGGCTCTGAGCCATGTGAAGCAGGAGATGCTAATGCACAG ACAGGAAGCAGAAGTGAATCATAGCAGGCGGATGGATGAGTTCCTATCAGGCAGAACGGAGAACGCTCACATTCACACCATCAACAAAACATCCCACAGCACTTCCAGTGGTATAGATGAGGCTGAAAAAGG CAATCTGAAGAAAGCCAAAGTGAACATATCAGAGATGACCTGGGAGCAAAGAGAGAGAGTTCTCAGACTGCTCTTTGCTAAAATGAATAGATTGAAATCAAA GAAACCAATTCATGCTCCAGCTCTGACAGACTCTGAAGGGAACCAGTGTAGCAGCAATCCAGG GAATGAAGAGGAGGAATCCCATGCGACTTTTTTAACCCAAGCATCAGTTTCCAGTATGAGCTCCAGTGGAAACTCCAGTGCTCTGCCAGACCTGTAG
- the bbof1 gene encoding basal body-orientation factor 1-like isoform X1, whose amino-acid sequence MPIKKGKKGKKAKGKGKKDGKQESKRDKESDIERAKANVALWEARCDLTETSRVEYREAARGLSKINQQLTDLQHNTERNSIEIIAVLRSKDLQNEEKIMALEQQIQLEKTRASQEKENLAARYTLQINELEEKFKRRSSEFDMIQEELKIINDFLKKKPQMEQELKNMKENVDNADLEHKKTLARMELKFFNNKVHLEKEAEQKIAVLAERAHNEAIIQLDDASRSMFKENVRLNKALGYHIKEVEDLRKRNAALAEENHILDLHKERSQDTSNDTISKLAAQRSTVTELRAKVFTLEQALACMVAEFELDKADIKQRAAVRSQAGGVELDKLQKLLSVRDRELSRVKRIARSVVEQRSDMEVLFHEALSHVKQEMLMHRQEAEVNHSRRMDEFLSGRTENAHIHTINKTSHSTSSGIDEAEKGNLKKAKVNISEMTWEQRERVLRLLFAKMNRLKSKKPIHAPALTDSEGNQCSSNPGNEEEESHATFLTQASVSSMSSSGNSSALPDL is encoded by the exons ATGCCgattaaaaaaggaaagaagGGAAAGAAAGCAAAGGG aaaaggaaagaaagatgGCAAACAAGAGTCAAAACGAGATAAGGAGTCTGATATAGAGAGGGCTAAAGCAAACGTGGCTCTGTGGGAGGCCAGGTGTGACCTGACGGAGACTTCGCGCGTGGAGTACCGTGAAGCGGCGCGAGGACTGAGCAAAATCAACCAGCAGCTCACTGACCTACAGCACAACACTGAGAGGAACAGCATCGAGATCATCGCTGTTCTGAGGAGCAAAGACCTGCAAAACGAGGAGAAg ATAATGGCACTGGAACAACAAATACAGCTTGAGAAAACAAGGGCTTCTCAGGAAAAGGAGAATTTG GCCGCTCGGTACACGCTACAGATCAATGAGCTGGAGGAGAAGTTTAAGAGGAGATCTAGCGAGTTCGACATGATTCAAGAGGAGCTTAAGATCATCAATGACTTCCTTAAGAAAAAGCCTCAAATGGAGCAAGAactcaaaaat ATGAAAGAAAATGTGGACAATGCAGATCTAGAACACAAGAAAACACTTGCAAGAATGGAGCTAAAGTTCTTCAATAATAAG GTTCATCTAGAGAAGGAAGCTGAGCAAAAGATTGCTGTGCTTGCAGAAAGAGCTCACAATGAAGCCATCAT ACAGCTGGATGACGCATCTCGCTCAATGTTCAAGGAGAATGTGCGTCTAAATAAGGCATTGGGTTACCACATCAAAGAGGTGGAGGATCTACGGAAGAGAAATGCAGCGCTGGCAGAAGAGAACCACATCCTTGATCTGCATAAG GAGAGGAGTCAGGACACCTCAAATGACACCATCTCTAAGCTTGCAGCCCAGCGGAGCACAGTCACTGAGCTGAGGGCGAAGGTGTTCACACTGGAACAGGCCCTGGCCTGCATGGTGGCTGAGTTTGAGTTGGACAAGGCTGATATCAAGCAGCGTGCTGCGGTCAGGTCTCAGGCCGGCGGTGTAGAGCTGGACAAACTGCAGAAGCTCCTGAGCGTACGAGACAGGGAACTGAGCCGAGTGAAGAGAATAGCCCGCAGTGTAGTGGAGCAGCGCTCAGACATGGAGGTCCTCTTCCATGAGGCTCTGAGCCATGTGAAGCAGGAGATGCTAATGCACAG ACAGGAAGCAGAAGTGAATCATAGCAGGCGGATGGATGAGTTCCTATCAGGCAGAACGGAGAACGCTCACATTCACACCATCAACAAAACATCCCACAGCACTTCCAGTGGTATAGATGAGGCTGAAAAAGG CAATCTGAAGAAAGCCAAAGTGAACATATCAGAGATGACCTGGGAGCAAAGAGAGAGAGTTCTCAGACTGCTCTTTGCTAAAATGAATAGATTGAAATCAAA GAAACCAATTCATGCTCCAGCTCTGACAGACTCTGAAGGGAACCAGTGTAGCAGCAATCCAGG GAATGAAGAGGAGGAATCCCATGCGACTTTTTTAACCCAAGCATCAGTTTCCAGTATGAGCTCCAGTGGAAACTCCAGTGCTCTGCCAGACCTGTAG